The Daucus carota subsp. sativus chromosome 7, DH1 v3.0, whole genome shotgun sequence genome window below encodes:
- the LOC108194559 gene encoding uncharacterized protein LOC108194559 yields the protein MSSCCSSHIQTPGLCSCGRSPVLRTSWTDANPGRRFWGCSQYVRNRSRGCNFHMWHDPAVGDRAKNIIPGLLRRIQRLEDEIMRRRNKEKMLFFSLIIALAIVCVLVVVCLVIVI from the exons ATGTCTTCTTGCTGCTCTTCTCACATTCAAACACCTGGGTTGTGCTCATGTGGAAGGTCTCCAGTGTTGAGGACTTCATGGACTGATGCAAATCCAGGAAGGAGGTTCTGGGGTTGTAGTCAATACGTG AGGAATCGAAGCAGAGGTTGTAACTTTCATATGTGGCATGACCCAGCTGTTGGAGATAGAGCAAAGAACATCATTCCAGGGTTGCTAAGAAGGATTCAGCGACTGGAGGACGAAATTATGCGAAGGAGAAACAAGGAGAAGATGCTGTTTTTCTCGTTGATTATCGCACTTGCAATCGTCTGTGTTCTTGTAGTTGTTTGTCTTGTAATTGTAATTTGA